The Solanum lycopersicum chromosome 2, SLM_r2.1 DNA window CTGTTTCTTACtttcttccaaatcaaattttcagatttttctattttttcttattcttcttttaatttttctctctaacattcttccaaatcaattcTACAGATTTTctattcaatatattaatattttctactaTTCTCATTTAATTTCGTTGCAAGATTTAATTTGAAGATTAACAATGATTTGGGTATTATGTTTTTCagattccttatttatttacttactgattttagtgtttttttttttaattttgttgttgtctttaaaatattttttagggtttgagactacataattttcttttaaattgacgttttcaagagagttactagagttattagacaaaataatcaaagttcttctgattttccatcattttttttcactcaAGAATTAAACAACAATGTAGGTTCCGCTTCTAAGGAGGATATATGACGGAGAAAAATGTCTGAATCCGTTGATGTGCAAAATCCCACACAAATTCATAaccatgaagttgaagaagaccaatttgttggagaagaggtttttttttttttacatgttcTGTGTCTTGCAtgttagtttaatttgtttagtaatttttaagactaaaaaaaaattcatgttacaatgcatttggaagtgtatatggaatttttattgtgttatagttagtattaatttttgtatttcatatatttattgtattttgtgttctattttttttttgtgttagttatgtcaatataacacattatatgagtttgattgtgtatatttcatagttttgatgttttttgtattcatagatttggaagtgtatattgaattttgttgttgttttacatgacatatgtatttttgtatttcattattttattgtattttatatccATAAATTTGGAAtcgtatttcatatatttaattcattttgtattatattttttttatagttatgtcaatgtaccacacttagtatttatttttgtatttcatagttttattgttttttgtattcataaatttgaaagtatatattgaattttgatactattttagtcagtatgtatttttacaattaacagttgtattcattcaaaaattatgttgcattgtttttgaatttgacatttttttctaatttgtatttattctaaaggtatgtgaactagttatgtattttatttaagaatgagtacaccaaatattcaattattctttttcaattttatatttcattcactttttcatcatactaattttttgtattttatatattattatacaaaattctaaataaaaactagaataaatagaaatacaaataaaatacatattgaaatgaatacgttcaagatttttgatgaaaaattaactatatagggaaaaaaatatatgaaaatacaaatatatttcttaaatgactatatagataaattcgacatacctattggaatgaatacaaactaataaaaaactataataaatataaatagaatatattgtgaaatgaatataattttaaaaaggtaaaaaatctggagagaaaaaagaataaaatttaaattttatttgaaaatgtaactgatgagaaaattaaggatccttactttttttttaaaatattctctccgttgattttctcccttttgttattaaaataattatattttttaaataaaaacaaataataaaaacataaataaggtacctaacaaactaaaatttgacattattactatatattgaaagtgttgctaatgagccctcttaaatgctaaaatattgacattttgaaaaatttctatTGAATTTATGTCGTTATTTgacttaattaaaaattttaaatgagaagaattttaaaataatggtCTAAACACCCTTTTGACTATTTATAAggtaataaattatttcatcgATCATAAAAAGTCGCTAATCATTTGTCTAAGTaagaaaatatatcattttatttactGATTAAAAGGGAAAATGTATCAGGATAGAGAGTgtagaatataatttaaaattaaaaaattaccaaaaaaaaatttgaaataaactaaacaaaaaaataaaacaaatatattaaaaagggaGAGTATATAATGGGAAAATCATGATATAGTAGTATAATTGCATTAACTTTCTTTCATTCATCTCTAATTCTGTTAATAAATACCTTCAACATCAGTTGAGGTGATCGTATAGTCAGATCccattatattttctttctgcaatcaaatatttaaaacttaattataattaattatccCCGTGCTTTCTGATAATTTCACGTTCCTTAAATGTTGTGGTGCATAGTTAAGCTAGCTCGCACTCAACTATCAATTATGTTCCAAAAACAAATATACTTGGTGCTCCAAAATGTACTGCCTCTTTTAAATATATACACTATATGTcgataattttgttttaaataatttctGAGCATTATGGTTGACCGTTTACAAGTAACAGAGATTGATTTCGAGCTTTAAATATAAAAGTTAGATAgtactttttttcttaaaatgtgTTTAACACGATtgtgaatttaaataaattggaaTCTCAATACGAGATTAATCATACATCGGAAAACAAAAGGACATCTATTGTTCGACCTCAAGATCATAAAAATTTAGGAAAAGCAATGTGAACGAGATGAAAAACGGAGACTAAAAGAAGAATGTTAAAAGTTATAAAGCAGAGAGTAAGACTCCATTAACATGATTCTATATATGTAAAAAGTTCACTAAAATTTAAACCAAACTGAAGTCGAAATTTATAGCAGTTGGCTCCTACGTGCTATCCACTTAATCTTACATAACCATTAAAAAAACTGCAATTAGTTACGAATTTTTGTCCTAATTCAATTGCTAAAGTGGAAATGTTTTTTAATATGCATGGCGGTGAGATTCGATCTCAAGACATCTATTTGCTCTGATATCATGTTAAAGTGTGTAACCATCGTATTTAAAAGCTTAAACTGTTAGAAATAACACattcttattatttaattatatcctCAACAAGTTTCAGAATCTATCCATTGCCAATGTACTATTTTTGTTTGTAGTAttattcaaaatgaaaaaagttccacattgatagataatgagattgatgGAATCCTTGTAAGACTTAGATGATACTCTTCCCTTTAAATTAGCTTTTGAAGGGTGAGTTAAGCGTAAAATCtaattttacaattattttatCGTATGAATACGCTAACTTCCACTGAAGAAAAAGCAGTGGAGGTAATTCCcaattgatatttaaaaaataagcatGCTCTTGTATAAAAATAGTAGTATAGTGAGCCATCAATTTTGTAACACACTGAGGAAGATGGAGAATTTGTGTTTGGTTTTTCTTTTGATAGTATCAATTGTTTTTCCTGTCCTCGGTCAGGGAGGACTAAAAACAGGGTTTTATTCATCTTCATGCCCAAATGCAGAGTCCATAGTGAAGTCAACAGTTCAAGCAGAGTTTGATAAAGATCCTACAATTGCTGCTGGTTTACTCAGGCTTCATTTTCATGATTGCTTTGTTCGGGTAACTCTCCTTAATTTCCAGTCTTACATACTATACAGAATTAGAATTTTGAGTTTATGCGTTCTGAATTAAAATACAGTTTATTAAATTCttgataaattatgtatacaTGTCACGTGGATTcttaaatataaatactaaGATTTGAGCCAAAATTTTCAACCTATAAGCAAAACTCTCAATTTAGCACAAATCCTGTATTTGTTTTAAAAGCTAAGTTTCACTAGTTACTAATTTCCTCTATAATTTTCTTTGATGACAACATATACAATTTGTGAACTTAGCTTTTAAGCCTAAAGAcaggaggattgtccaagcgTTATAAGAAgttcacccatctcattaactaTCGATGTGAAATTAGTTTTAGGCCTAACTCGCCCCTAAAAGCTAAGCTCTAAGtgaggaggattgtccaagccttaCAAAGAGTTcactcatctcattaaccaccgatgtgagACCATTCTTTTAACGCAATTTATTTTTCAGGGTTGTGATGGTTCTGTTTTGATATCTGGAAGCTCAGCTGAAAGAAATGCAGTGACTAATACGGGACTGAGAGGATTTGAAGTGATTGATGATGCAAAATCAAAGCTTGAAGCTTCATGCCTTGGCGTTGTCTCTTGTGCTGATATCCTAGCTTTAGCAGCTCGTGATGCAGTAGACTTGGTAACTAACTACACAATAACTTTTACTTTCACAAATTATTAACCAATTAACCTACCTATGTTGCTCTGACTCTTTGAAATTTTCATAATAGAGCGATTGTGACGTACAATTTGCATGTTTTGGCAAAACTATATGTTAATATTTGATGTTGTTGATAGGTTGGAGGTCCAAGCTGGGGAGTACCTACTGGTAGAAGAGATGGTAGAAACTCTTCATCCTCAGAAGCAATGAACTTACCTTCACCATTTGACACAGTTGAGGTCCAGAGGAGCAAGTTTGCAGCTAAAGGCCTCGATGATCATGATCTCGTCACCCTTGTTGGTAAATCTTCATTCTTCAACATACTATATTCTCTCTGTCCTAATTTATATGACACTCTTTTAATTCCTTTGTTGTCGTCAgtctaaaaaaaaaactaacagtTGTCTAAACTTTCCATTTTGTTGAAAATATGTACATGTAGGGGCACATACAATTGGACAAACGGATTGCAGATTCGTTAGTTATCGACTATACAACTTTACAAAAACAGGAAATGCAGATCCAAGCATAGACCAACAATTCTTAACACAACTTAAGACTATGTGTCCGAAAGATGGTGATGGATCGAAGAAGGTTGATTTAGACAAAGACAGCCAGTTGAATTTTGATGTGAGTTTTTTCAAGAATATTAGAAATGGAAATGGGATTCTTGAGTCAGATCAGAGGTTGTTTGGTGACTCTTCAACAAAAGATGTTGTAGATAAATATGCAGGGAGTATAAGGGGACTGTTGGGGTTAAGATTCAATTATAACTTTAAACAAGCTATGATTAAAATGAGTAGCATTGAAGTTAAGACTGGCACTGATGGGGAGATTAGAAAAGTGTGTTCCAGGTTCAATCACTATTATTAAAAAGCTATGCTAAGTACTGTGTTATATGTCAACGTGTAACTAAGTATGTTAACATGAATAAATTGGGTTCAGTGAGGTTTTCTTTAAGTATTCAATAAacatattaagagataaattCAGTAACATGTGATATAATTCATGATTTCAAATAACAACGGACATGCGGTATGGAATACAATGCTAATTGTAAAAAAATTGAGCTACCGGGTTTATCTCAAGGCACACGTGGACATGCAATcgatatgaaatcatgatttcaAAAGACATATAATTTCAGATcatgatttcaaatcttaaaataaaatgcatattttgaaattttagatcatgattt harbors:
- the LOC101267376 gene encoding peroxidase 25 encodes the protein MLLYKNSSIVSHQFCNTLRKMENLCLVFLLIVSIVFPVLGQGGLKTGFYSSSCPNAESIVKSTVQAEFDKDPTIAAGLLRLHFHDCFVRGCDGSVLISGSSAERNAVTNTGLRGFEVIDDAKSKLEASCLGVVSCADILALAARDAVDLVGGPSWGVPTGRRDGRNSSSSEAMNLPSPFDTVEVQRSKFAAKGLDDHDLVTLVGAHTIGQTDCRFVSYRLYNFTKTGNADPSIDQQFLTQLKTMCPKDGDGSKKVDLDKDSQLNFDVSFFKNIRNGNGILESDQRLFGDSSTKDVVDKYAGSIRGLLGLRFNYNFKQAMIKMSSIEVKTGTDGEIRKVCSRFNHYY